The following proteins come from a genomic window of Trifolium pratense cultivar HEN17-A07 linkage group LG4, ARS_RC_1.1, whole genome shotgun sequence:
- the LOC123882490 gene encoding uncharacterized protein LOC123882490, whose protein sequence is MNLIRFNLSGCSISCALNISAQVLLAILDRPLSYTSHDYEEYIMHSFMVTYDGVFRTTSPVTDNPDEMLEPAVNGTKNVIIAAAAEAKVRHVVFTSLIGTWT, encoded by the exons ATGAATCTTATCAGATTTAACTTGAGTGGTTGCTCAATTTCATGTGCATTGAACATCTCAGCTCAAGTCCTGTTG GCTATACTTGATCGTCCATTGTCATATACTTCTCATGACTATGAAGAATACATAATGCATTCTTTCATGGTGACTTATGATGGTGTATTCCGCACAACCTCTCCTGTCACCGACAACCCT GATGAAATGTTGGAGCCAGCTGTGAATGGAACCAAGAATGTGATTATAGCTGCTGCTGCTGAAGCAAAAGTGAGACATGTCGTGTTCACTTCATTGATTGGAACATGGACCTAA
- the LOC123882485 gene encoding pentatricopeptide repeat-containing protein At1g71460, chloroplastic produces the protein MENSVSSLSQHFPPNHKSKNIFQVFNFKPSSKTPSSFKTTHHNQNQRNLTKFTTPKNNNKKTIKKPFAEEDAFPCSLPLHNKNPISIYKDIKNFARQNKLKEALTILDYVDQQGIPVNATTFSSLIAACIRTNSLLIGKQVHTHIRINGLEKNTFLLTKLVQMYTSCGSLEDALKLFDELPCENSVYPWNALLRGTVVFGGRKRQYIDVLKTYTKMRELGVELNVYSFSSVIKSFAAAPAFYQGLKTHALLIKNGLVDSDILRTCLIDLYFKCGKVRLARRVFEEIPEGERDVVVWGTMLSGFSHNRLQREVLEYVKWMVDEGIYPNSVIMTIVIPVIGEVCNRRLGKEVHAYVVKTKSYSEKVPVQSALIDMYCKCGDLISARSVFYSSPDRNVVCWTALMSGYASVGRLEQALRSIIWMQQEGFRPDVVTVATVLPICAQLRALEQGKQIHAYALKHWFLPNVSLSSSLTVMYSKCGVVEYSARLFKDMEQRNVISWTAMIDSYVENGYLYEALSVIRAMQLSKHRPDTIAMTKMLSVCGDLKLLKLGKEIHGQILKRDLASVHFVSAELINMYGILGDVDKAKLIFNAVPVKGSMTWTSLIRAYGNNELYQGAIDLFDQMRSDGFSPNPFTFEAILSVCERAGFVNDASKIFNLMPKYKIEASKEHFAIMVRLLTQCGQLEKAQRFEQMSSFL, from the coding sequence ATGGAAAACTCTGTTTCTTCTCTCTCCCAACATTTCCCTCCAAACCACAAATCCAAAAATATCTTCCAAGTCTTCAACTTTAAACCTTCCTCAAAAACCCCATCATCATTCAAAACAACCcatcataatcaaaatcaaagaaACCTAACCAAATTCACCACCccaaaaaacaataacaaaaaaaccataaaaaaaccaTTTGCAGAAGAAGATGCATTCCCATGTTCTTTACCACTCCACAACAAAAATCCAATTTCCATTTACAAAGACATCAAAAACTTTGCACGACAAAACAAACTCAAAGAAGCTCTCACTATTTTGGATTACGTTGACCAACAGGGTATTCCAGTCAACGCCACCACTTTTTCTTCTCTCATTGCTGCTTGCATCCGCACAAATTCACTCTTAATTGGAAAACAAGTTCATACCCATATTAGAATCAATGGGCttgaaaaaaatacatttttgctCACAAAACTTGTTCAAATGTACACTTCATGTGGGTCTTTAGAAGATGCATTGAAGCTGTTTGATGAGTTGCCTTGTGAGAATAGTGTGTATCCTTGGAATGCTTTGTTAAGAGGGACTGTGGTTTTTGGGGGTAGGAAAAGACAATACATTGATGTGCTTAAGACTTATACAAAGATGAGGGAATTAGGGGTTGAGTTGAATGTTTATAGTTTTTCTAGTGTTATCAAGAGTTTCGCCGCTGCTCCTGCTTTTTATCAAGGATTGAAGACTCATGCACTTTTGATTAAGAATGGTTTGGTTGATAGTGACATTCTTAGGACTTGTTTGATTGATTTGTATTTTAAATGTGGTAAGGTTAGGCTTGCCCGACGTGTGTTTGAGGAAATTCCTGAGGGGGAGAGGGATGTTGTTGTTTGGGGAACTATGCTTTCTGGTTTTTCACACAATAGGTTGCAGAGGGAAGTGTTGGAGTATGTGAAATGGATGGTGGATGAAGGGATATATCCGAATTCGGTTATAATGACAATTGTTATTCCTGTAATTGGCGAAGTTTGTAACAGGAGGTTAGGTAAGGAGGTTCATGCTTATGTAGTGAAAACAAAATCGTACTCAGAGAAAGTGCCGGTTCAATCTGCTTTGATCGATATGTATTGCAAGTGCGGGGATTTGATTTCGGCGAGGAGTGTTTTTTATAGCTCGCCAGATAGAAATGTAGTTTGTTGGACAGCTCTTATGTCAGGCTATGCCTCTGTTGGCAGACTAGAGCAGGCACTGAGGTCTATAATTTGGATGCAGCAAGAAGGATTTAGGCCTGATGTGGTGACCGTTGCTACAGTTCTTCCAATCTGTGCTCAGTTGAGGGCTTTGGAACAAGGGAAACAGATTCATGCTTATGCTTTAAAACATTGGTTTCTTCCTAACGTATCTCTATCTTCTTCGTTGACGGTAATGTATTCAAAGTGTGGCGTAGTTGAGTATTCTGCAAGATTGTTCAAGGACATGGAGCAAAGGAATGTGATTTCATGGACAGCCATGATTGATTCGTACGTAGAAAATGGTTATCTGTATGAAGCACTCAGTGTGATAAGGGCAATGCAGTTGTCAAAACATCGACCGGACACGATTGCCATGACAAAGATGTTGAGTGTTTGCGGTGACCTAAAACTTTTAAAGCTTGGGAAGGAGATTCATGGACAGATCTTGAAAAGGGATTTAGCTTCAGTCCATTTTGTTTCTGCAGAACTTATCAATATGTATGGAATTTTAGGAGATGTTGATAAGGCAAAGTTGATCTTTAATGCAGTACCTGTTAAAGGTTCAATGACATGGACTTCTCTTATAAGGGCCTATGGAAACAATGAACTTTATCAAGGTGCAATTGATCTTTTTGATCAGATGAGATCAGATGGGTTTTCTCCAAACCCCTTCACATTTGAAGCCATTCTATCTGTATGTGAAAGAGCTGGATTTGTCAATGATGCTAGTAAAATCTTCAATTTAATGCCTAAGTATAAAATTGAAGCTTCTAAGGAACATTTTGCTATAATGGTCCGACTTCTTACTCAATGTGGTCAACTAGAGAAAGCTCAGAGATTTGAACAAATGAGTTCTTTCTTATAG
- the LOC123882488 gene encoding cinnamoyl-CoA reductase 1-like: protein MSTYDNISLVSGTDQTVCVTGAGGFIASWLVKLLLEKGYTVKGTVRNPEDPKNSHLKELEGARERLTLHKVDLLDLKSIQSVIHGCHGVFHTASPVTDNPEEMLEPAVYGTKNVIISAAEAKVRRIVFTSSIGTVYMNPNTSRDVVVDESYWSDLEYCKNTKNWYCYGKTVAEQSAWDIAKENQVDLVVVNPVLVLGPLLQSTVNASTMHILKYLNGSAKTYVNATQSYVSVKDVVLAHVLVYETNSASGRYICSDASLHRGEVVEILAKYFPEYPLPTKCSDEKNPRVKPYIFSNQKLKDLGLKFSPVKQCLYETVKSLQEKGHLPIPPMQEHSV from the exons ATGTCTACCTATGATAACATTTCATTAGTCTCCGGCACCGACCAAACCGTGTGTGTCACCGGTGCCGGCGGGTTTATAGCTTCCTGGCTTGTTAAACTTCTCTTGGAGAAAGGCTACACGGTTAAAGGAACCGTTCGAAACCCGG aGGATCCAAAGAATAGTCACTTGAAAGAGTTGGAAGGAGCAAGAGAGAGACTAACTTTGCATAAGGTTGATCTTCTTGATCTTAAATCTATCCAATCTGTTATTCATGGCTGCCATGGTGTGTTCCACACAGCTTCCCCTGTCACTGACAATCCT GAGGAGATGTTGGAGCCAGCAGTGTATGGAACCAAGAACGTGATTATTTCGGCTGCAGAAGCGAAAGTGAGACGCATTGTGTTCACTTCATCGATTGGAACGGTTTATATGAACCCAAATACGAGTAGAGATGTTGTGGTTGATGAGTCGTATTGGAGTGATTTAGAATATTGCAAGAACACCAAG AATTGGTATTGCTATGGTAAGACGGTGGCTGAACAATCAGCATGGGATATAGCAAAAGAAAATCAAGTGGATTTGGTTGTAGTAAATCCAGTTTTGGTTCTTGGACCATTGCTACAATCAACAGTTAATGCTAGTACAATGCACATTCTTAAGTATCTTAATGGCTCAGCCAAGACTTATGTGAATGCAACACAATCTTATGTTAGTGTTAAGGATGTTGTATTAGCACATGTTCTTGTTTATGAGACTAATTCTGCTTCTGGTAGATACATATGTTCTGATGCTTCCTTACATCGTGGTGAAGTTGTTGAAATTTTGGCAAAGTATTTTCCTGAGTACCCACTTCCTACCAA ATGCTCAGATGAAAAGAATCCAAGAGTAAAAccatatatattttcaaatcaaAAGCTGAAAGACTTGGGACTGAAATTCAGCCCTGTGAAGCAATGTCTATATGAAACAGTTAAGAGTCTACAAGAGAAAGGACATCTTCCTATTCCTCCAATGCAAGAACACTCTGTTTAA